Within Acidimicrobiales bacterium, the genomic segment CCGCTTCCACCAGTGGGACGCCGTGCTCGCCCTCGAAGCTGCCGCTCGAAAGGAAGGTCCGGGCCACAAGTACCTGGTGCAGCACTCTGCAGGTTCAGGCAAGTCGAACACGATCGCCTGGCTGGCACACCGCCTGTCCAACCTGCACGACGACCAGGACCGCAAGGTGTTCGACAAGGTCATCGTCATCACCGACCGGCTCGTGTTGGACCGCCAGTTGCAGGACACCGTCTACCAGTTCGAACACGCCCACGGCGTCGTCGAGCGAATCGACAAGGACTCCCGGCAGCTCGCGGAGGCGTTGGCGGGGGAGCAGGCGCGAATAATCATCACCACTTTGCAGAAGTTCCCGTTCGTCCTCGACAAGGTCGAGAGGCTCCCAAAGCGTTCGTATGCGGTGATAGTGGACGAGGCGCACTCGTCACAGACCGGCGAAGCCGCCAAGGAGATGAAACGGGTACTCGGCGCAGCCGGCGATGACGACGAGGACCTCGAACCGGACTCGGTGGAGGAGGCGTTGGCGCGGGCTGTAGCGGCGCGTGGCGCGCAGCCGAACATCTCGTTCTTCGCGTTCACGGCGACACCGAAGGCCAAGACACTCGAGCTGTTCGGTCGGCTCAACCCGGAAACGAACCGTCACGAGCCCTTCCACCTCTACTCGATGCGACAGGCAATCGAGGAAGGATTCATCCTCGACGTGCTCGCGAACTACGTCACATACGAGACGTTCTTCCATATCGAAAAGACGATCTCGGAAGACCCCCGCTACGACACCAGGGCCGCTCGAGCGGCTATCGCCAGATTCGTGACGCTGCACGAATCGAACCTCGACCAGAAGGCCGCGGTGATCGTCGAGCACTTCCGCCAGCGCGTAGCTGCAGAGATCGGAGGGCGGGCGAAGGCCATGGTGGTGTGCTCGTCGCGGCAGCACGCGGTCCGGTTCTGTCGGGCGCTACGCAAGTACATCCGCGAGCACGGCTACGACGTCGGCGTGCTGGTCGCGTTCTCCGGGACGGTCCATGACGGTGGCGCGCCGTTCACCGAAGCATCCATGAACGGCTTTCCCGAGAGCCAGACCGCGGAGCAGTTCGAGACGGACAAGTGGCGGATCCTCGTGGTCGCCGAGAAGTTCCAGACCGGGTTCGATCAGCCGCTCCTGTACGCCATGTACGTCGACAAGGTGCTGTCCGGTCTTGCTGCGGTGCAGACCCTCTCCCGGTTGAACCGGATCCACCCCGACAAGACCGGTACGTTCGTGCTCGACTTCCGAAACGACGCAGAAGACATCCGTGCTGCCTTCGCCCCGTACTACGGAGCGACGGTCGCGCCGCCGTCGGACCCGAACCTCCTCTACGACAATAGGGCCGCTCTCGACGAATACGGCGTCCTGCGGCCCGACGAGATCGCCAGAGCGGTGGCGTTGCTAATCAATGTGAGCGGACCCTCGGACCACGGTCGAGTCCACGCCGCGCTCGCTCCCGCCATCGACCGGGTGAAACAGCTCGACGAGGACGAGCGCGCCCGGTTCGTCGATGCTCTCGACCGTTTCGTACGCACCTACAGCTTCCTCTCCCAGATCGTCTCATTCGCCGACACCGACCTAGAACGTGACTTCGTGTTCTGTCGGGCGCTCGCCGCGTTCGTCCGTCAGGTACGCGGTGAGACACTGGACCTCGGAGAGGATCTGGCGCTCACACATCTGCGCCTCGAGAAACGGTTTGAAGGGTCCGTGTCGTTGGAAAACGTCACCGGCGAGGTCAACACGATCTGGGGTGAGGGCCGCCGGCACGAACCCGAAGCCGAGCCGCTCTCCACGATCATCGAACGGTTCAACGAGCGCTACGGCACGGACTGGACCGAGGCCGACCGGCTGTTCCCAGACGCGATCGAAGAGGATCTCGTAAATGACGAGCGGATACAGCTGCAAGCCGGAGCAAACACGTTCGAAGTGTTCAAGGTCGGCTTCGACGACACCTACCTGAAGGCCATAGTCGCCCGTCTGGACCGCAACGAAAAGATGGCGTTCGAACTGCTCGACAACGAGGAACTCCGCCGGGCACTCGCAGACGAGTACCTCCCCCGAATCTACGCCCGCGCCCGCGTCGCCCGGCAACGCACCTGTCCCATCGCCGAGCTGATCGGACCCGACCGCGAGGACGCCTACCTCGAATACAAGTCGACGCTGCGCTGGGACATCCGAGCGAAGTCCGCCAAGACCGGGATCCCCGAAAAGGCCGTCATCAAGACGATCGCAGGCTTCCTCAACAGTGATTACGGCGGCACCCTGCTCATCGGCGTCGCCGACGACGGTGAGATCTATGGCCTCGAAGCCGACTACGCCTCGTTCTCGAAGCGAGGCCAGCGCGGAGACCGAGACCTCTTCGGCCAACACCTCCAAAACCTTCTCATCCGGCGTCTGGGTGACGCCGCCGCCAGCCTCGTCAGCTGGGAGTTCCACACCGTCGACGGCCACGACGTGTGCCGGGTCAGCATCGAACCGGCCGACTTCCCCGTCTTCGAGGGCTCCGGCGAAGACGACCGCACCTTCTGGTGGCGCTACCAGACCGGCACCAAAGCCGTCACCGACGAGACCGAACTACAGAGGATCATCCGCCGCCGCTTCGGCATCGGCAGCACGTAAGTGAGGGCGGTGCCCCGCAGCGTTTGGAAGGCAAACAGGTCAAGTGCTGTCACGGTGGGACCGGGACCGGATCAATGAAGTGGAAGGGTTCACCTCTTTTCCACGCCTCTAGTTCGGCGTGAGACTGCCCCGGCCACCGGACGAGGTCGATTAGCTAGTGCGGAGGTGTTGCCTCCTCCGCTGTATGCGCTGTCGGCACGTCGATGTCCAGGTCCACGGGACCCAGTAGGAACGGGCTCGCTACACGCGGCCCGAAGAGGACGATGTTGCGAGTTCCCGGCAGTGCAGCAGAGGGGACGACCAGACCCGGCACGCCCTCTTCACGAAGGCGTCTGGCGAGGTCCTGGCAGGGCTTCCAGTCGTCACCGACGAGCTCGTCCGGACTGATGCCGAAGCTGCGTGCGTTGTCGAAGTCGATGACCTCCAAGTGAGTGACCTCTATCTTCATCGCCCAGCAGCGCCAGCGGGCGGTGTGCAGGTCGGCGACAAACGCTTGTCCGAGGTGACGGAGGCGCTCGGCGAAGACCGTCAGTGGGTGATCAGAGAGGTACTGCGTCGGCAGGCTGTTGACCGTGTGGAATCTTCCCGGACCCCGGTTCGGCTGGACCCACCATGGGGTGTCCCAATCTGCCGAACGGTAGACGACCTTCATGCGACTCTGATGTCACGAAGCGACCATCGACCGTGAGCGAGCGGCTAGGTTTGTCAACTCCTCGTAGCGCTTCTCGTCGTCGAGAAGAGACGCCGGGGGCTCGCCGCAGAGTTGGGGGTGAGGCCGTCTAAGCCATCGAATGGTGCCCGGCCCGGTGAAGGCATGCCTCAGGTGGTTCACTATCTTGGCCACTACCCGGAGCCGCATCTCGTCTTCTCCCTTGGGCGCGGCCTTGTTGGTACGTGAGACCCAGCGCTGAAATTTTCGTGGCGGGACGCGGAGAACCTCGGCAAGGTCCGACTGTGGAACCGACGTGACTTCTACGAGCCACTGTGCGAGTTCCTTTGCCGGCCGGTCAGCCCGGACCGTGTGTTCGTCGAGCAGATCCCGAAGTGCCTGGCGCACCTGTTCGAGCCCGATCCGGAGGTCTTTCCGTCCAGCGGGGCTGTCTCCTTCGCGTAGGGCCTTGAGACATACGACGGCGCCGCCGAGAAGCCCCTCGACTAGGTAGGGGTCGGCTCCCGGAAGTCCTGAAACCGGATCACGCGCGTGAAACAGTTCATCGAATCGCTCCACGAGTTCCGCGACCTCGGTCGGCACCTTGTCGCTCACGGCTAGCCGCCGCGTCGCCCGCTCGAGTTCGGCCAAGACAGCTGAGGCGTCCTCTTTGAAACTTGGCGCCCTGTAGTCGCTCAAGGCGGACGTCACGACCCCATCGTAACGACTTGACAGTTGGGCGGAACGCCACCTCCGATGCGCCGGCAGGTCCCGCCGAGTTGGATGCTGAAACCCCCGAGCCGCCCCTGCCAACGCCGACGAGCTCGAGTGGTTCGCGGCCGGGCATCGGAAGCTCGTGGCGTCGGTGAGGCTGGCGGCATCAACAGGTCGACGCCCGAAGCTCGGTCAGTCTGTGGCGACAGGAGCAGGTGGCAATCACTTGTCGAGCACAGGAGATGGCAGCTCTCGAGGACTTGGTCTATCTGGACTTCTCCGGTCTGGACTCTGTCCATCTGGACCGATCCGTCGGCCGAGGCACTTTCCCCCGAAGACCGAGAATTCTTCGCCAGGGGGAGCGCGTCCATCGACTAGGGGGGCAGCAGCGGCTCGAGACGCTGTGCGGCTCGCTTCACCCGGCGACCCACCTGGAGAAGATCGGGAAGCGCCTGATACTGCGAGATCCCCGAGCCTTGGGGTTGGCGCCGATCTGAACGCTCTCTTCGAAGATCGGTAGGCCGAGCCGAGGATCTCAGCTCAGAAGCCGACTCTGTCACACCCCTTGCGTATGCCTATATGGGGCGCCATAGGGGGCACATAGATGAGAGCCCCCGATGGCGCCCAGCAAAAGGACGCGGACACCGGCATGACCGGGAACGGAGGTGGGTGAACGAATGGCCGCACGACCGCCTAGACGGAACGACCGGGGCTCGGAGGGTACGGGCCGGGGGGACGGGAGTGGGAGCGACTCCGGCAACCCAGCGTTGGATGGTGGGGAGGTGCTCACGCACATCTACTTCCTCCTGGACCGCTCGGGTTCTATGGAGGCGATACGCGAGGACGTGATAGGCGGGTTCAACAGCTTCCTCGAAGACCAGATCGCCGAAGGGCCGGACGCGCTCATGACGCTGGTGCAGTTCGACACCGTCGACCCGTTCGAGGTGGTCGCCGACGCCGTGCCCATCACGGAGATGGTCCGCCTCGACCACACGAACTTCGTGCCCAGGGGCGGCACCCCACTGCTCGACTCGTTCGGGAAGATGATCACCAAGGCGATGAGCCGGTCGAAGCAGCTCGAAGACGAGGGTCTGCCTCCCGAGCAAGTCGTCATGGTCGTCTACACCGACGGGCTCGAGAACTCCTCGACAGAGTGGAAGCGCAGCCAGCTGAAGGAGCTCATCTCCAAGTGCGAGACCGAGCGCGGCTGGCTTTTCGCATATCTGGGAGCCGACCCCGACTCGTTCTCGGAAGCGGAGAGCATCGGGTTCGCGCCCGGATCGGCCGCGCACTTCGCACCGACGGCAGACGGCGTCGCCAGGTCGATGAGCGCCCTGTCGTTGAGCATCTCCCAGGCCCGGGGCGACCTGCGCAGAGGCAGAAGGGTCGACAGCCTCTTCGGCACGCGCAACCTCGACCTCGAAGGGGAAGGCGAGGAAGCACAGGAGGAAGAAGAGTGACAAGAGCTGGAGATAGACGGCGCCGAGCCACCCGAAGACGGAGCGGCCGACGAGGGCAGCGCGGGTACTCCGACGGAATCCTGAGCCCGGGTGTGCTTTGATTCGGCCATGGCACCGGAACGAGTACTGCTGCTCACAGTGGGCGGCTCGCCCGAACCACTGAAGACGGCCATCGAGTCGTTGAATCCGAAGCGCTGCATCTTCGTGCACACGTCCGAGAGCGAAGAGAAGGCGCTTCAGGTCGTCGAGGAGACCGGTGTGCAGGCTGAGTTGGTGTATCTGGATGATCCCGACGACCCGGCGGAAGTCTACGACCGAATATTCCGACGCTTGCTGGCAGAGGTGCGAGAAGGTCACCAGGTACATGTCGACTACACGGGCGGCACCAAGACGATGAGCGCCGCGGCCCTGATGGCAGCGAGCGACCTGGACATCGAGGTGCACGTAACCACCGGCGAGCGGAAGGATGCGACTCAGATCAACAGCGGGGAGAGCACCCGCAAGATAGATAAGTCAGGAGTCATCCACCACAGGTTCCTCGCACTACACCTCCCCCCTCTCGTCGAGTCGTACCTGTACGGACCTCTCGAGAGAAGCGTCAGACACCTCGGCGCCGAGCACCCCGCCCCCGACCGAGAGGTGTTCGACGTGCTGGTCGCGCTCGTCTCCGGCTTCGCCGCCTGGGACCGTTTCGACCACGACCGAGCCGTCAACATGTTCCGGTCACACAAGAAGATGCTCGGCGCACGATGGTCCTTCCTCTGCAACGCCCGCCAGGAGAGACGTTGGCTGGAGAGTCGGCAGTCGGCATCACCGGTACAGACGAAGGAACACGAAAGCGAAGAGCAGGCCGAAGACTCCGACGAGTGCTCGGAAGTCGTCTCCTCACAGAGGCCACCCCGACAGGTCGGCTGGTTGGTCGCCGACCTGCTGAGAAACGCAAAGCGCAAGGCGAAAGCCGGACTGTTCGACGACGCGGTCGGCCGCATGTACAGGGCGCTGGAGCTGATGGCCCAACTCTTGCTGGCGGCTCGCCACGACATCGACACCGGCAAGGTAGACCTCTTCGAGTTGGCACGCCGCGGCGACTCTGTGGACCAGGAGATCCTCCGGGAGATGATCGCGTCCAACAAGGGCCAGACCACGGCCAAGGTCGGCCTCCTCGACTCGTGGCGTCTGCTGGCAGCGCTCGGGGACGAGGAAGGGCGGGCGTTCCTCGAGCGGGAGAACGAGATGAGGACGGCCTTGGAGAAGCGCAACCTCTCTCTCTTCGCCCACGGCTTCACGCCCATAGACAAGACGGGCTGGAAGGTCGTAAAGAAGACCATCGGCGGGTTCCTCGAGGAGATCCTCGCAGCACAGGGGCTCACGGACGATCTCTGGCCGCAATTCCCGAAGAAACCCGCCTGGTTCGAGGAGGCTCTCGGGCTCCGAGCCGCCCCGACCGAGGAAAGCCCTTCCGACTCGTAACGCAGCGCGCTCAGAAAGTCCAATGCTGCGAAGGACTGAGCTGCGCATTCGTGGGCGCTCGCGGCCTCCCGAGCACGACGCGGGCTGATTGTGTAACGATCCGGCCGTAACGAGAGGCGGAGGAGGTCGGCGTGCCCACAACGATCCAGTTCGCCATACACACGGAAGGATCCGAAACACCGGCTCGTGAGCTCGGGACCTGCGACCTCCGCCAGCTGCACGGCCTCGCCTGCGCCCTGTTCGAGGGCCCCGACGCGATCGTCCCGCATGACGCCCAGAGCAAGCCGTTCTCGGTGGGGCCGATCGCCACCCGACCAGGCGGTGCGCTCGAGTGGAAGACGAGCTGGCTATCCGACGAGTTCGTACCCCCGATCCTCGGGCGTACCGTCCCGGCCAGGCTCGGCGCCACTCCGTGCACTCTCCGCCCGCTCACCGTGCATCACCAGTCGTTCGGCGCTCTGGTCGAACAGAGGGCCACCGCCGCCGAGATCGCATTCGTCTCGCCGACATACTTCTCACGCTCGGGCGACGACTTCCTCCTCCCCGACCCGCACCTGATCTTCGGCAGCCTCGAGCGTCGCTGGCGGGACACCGCACCGGCCGAGTTCGACCCGCCCGAGCAGATCGGCAAGACCATCGCCGCGGCCGTGCGCGTCTCCGCCGTCGACATCTGCACGGTGAGGACCCAGACGTTCGCCGGACTGGCGGTCGACAGCTGGGAGCCGCTCAGGGCACGGCTGAGACAGCGACGCACAGACAGCAACGCCCCGGCTAAGACCGGGTTCGTCGGCACGATCAGCCTCGAACTCACCGACCGGGGGCTGGCCGACTGGTTCGGAGCCCTCCTCGCCTTCGCCAACTTCTCCGGGGTGGGACGCTCCACGACCCACGGATGTGGGGCGGTGATCTGTCAGCTCCACCAGCGGGGAGCCGACCGCACCCGCACGATGAGCCTCGCCGTCCCCGCCTCCGCCAGACCGTGGCCGCCCCGGGCCAAGGCACGCGTCGCAGGATTGGCACTCGTGTGACGGAGGAACAGTGAAGTGACCTGTTATGCGGCTTTCGACGTCGACGCAATCCACGACTACGTGTTCGGGGCCGTCCGCCCCATAGACGTCATGGGGGCTTCCCGCATCGTCCGCGAGTTCGAAGAACGGGCGAAGAACCTCGCCTCCGAGGCGGGGGCGAAGCCGCGCTTCGTGGGCGGAGGGTCCGGACTGTTCGAGCTCCCCGGCGATCTCGCCTCGGCAGAGCAGCTCGCCCGGCGACTCGAAGAGGACTTCGCCGATGCGACATCCCGGGCGGCGACGTGCACTGCGGTAGCCGTCGCCTCCGAGGGGGACTTCCGCTCCGACCACAGGAGGCTCGCCGACGCGCTCGCGAGACGTAAGACCTCCAAATGGCTGCACACCGCCTCTCAGACGTTCGCAGACGAGCGAGATCCGAGGAGGCTCTGCCGCGGCTGCGGCATAGAACCGGTCACCCACACCGACAAACTCGGTGGGACGGACACAGAGGAGATCGGCGACTTCTGCAGACGAAGACGCGAAGCCGGAAGGCGGGGACGCCGGGATGGAGAGCTGCCCCAGGCTCTCTCGCTGGAAGATCTCCTTGGAGACTCGCGCAGCACCGACGCGAGGGACGCCGGCCACAAGAGAGACCCGCGGAGCGGTTCACGCAAACCCGAACCCGAGGACGGGCAGCGGCGTCGGCTCCTGGCCGTGGTCTACCTGGACGCCGACCGGGCCGGGGAGCGGCTGATGGAGTGCTCCGACGCCGGAGAGCTCGAACATCTGAGCGGCCTGATAACCAGCGGCTCGACCAGAGCGCTGGAAGAGACCGTCGCCGATCTCGACCTCGAAGGCAAGTTCCTCGCGCCCATAGTCGGCGGCGACGACGTGCTGGTGATCGCCGCCGCAGACTACGCCGCCGATCTTCTCCGTGGGATCTGGCTCCGACTGTCGGAGTACGTGACCTCCCGGACGGCTTCCGGCGGGCGAGCCGGCCTCAGCTCTTCGGCGGCCGTCGTGATGGCCGACCGTCACGTCCCACTCAGGCTCATGTTCACCGAGGCGGAGGAGGCGCTGCGGGAGGCGAAGCAGGCTTCCTACGCGCACCCCGAGGGCGAGCCGCACTGCGCGGTGCGCTGCGTCGGCCGCCCTAGACGGGCCGCACCCACCTCCGGTCTGGTGTTCGGCGCCCCGCTGCCGCGCAGCTGCTGGGTGAGCCCGGACGGTGACCCGCCGCTGGTGCGCCTGTTCGAACACCTGGCCGCCCTCCCTTCGGCGCAGAGGAACGGGCTGCTCGTCGACCTCGAAGAGCGGTCGCCGAAAGTCCGCGCGCTCAGCGTGGACTATCGGGCCAGCCGCGCCGGCCCGCATCTGGCCGCCGCACTCGAACTCGCCCGCGAGATCGCAGGGCACGCGCCCGGCAGCGCAAGCTTCTCGCGGGGGGTCGGCTCGGCCGTCGGCGCCGGCTCGGGGGCCGGCGCACCAGGGGCGTCGTGGAGCTGCGACCCGTGGCGGGTGCTGGCAGGCGGCGTGCTCGCCGTCGACGTCGGATGGGTCGATGCGGCAGCCGCCGAGTCGGGCGAAGGCGGGGGATCCGCGTCGACGAGGCCCGTCGCAGAGGAGGTGGCCTCGTGAGCGCGGCACGTACCGTCAAGACCTGGGAGCTACACCTCACGCCCGAAGCCCCGACCGTCGTCGACCCGAGCCTCGTCGTCGACGGCAAGGTGGTGCTGCTCGGCTCGACCGTCCGCGGGATCCTGCGGCACACGGCCCTGCGGCTCGCCCGGGCCGAAGGGGAGGTCTGCTCGGGCGAGACGGGCTGCGGCTGTCGGGTGTGCCGCATCTTCGGGACCCCGGACCGTCCCGGCACCCTGCAGGTGCGCACGTCCACGGCTCCGCTCGTGGACCTCAGAGAAGTGACCCGGGTGACGATCGACAGGCGTCTCAGGACCGCAGCGCGGCAGAAGAGGTTGCTCGCCACAGACACGGCAGCCTTCGCAGAACACACGGTGCGCGTCACGGCGGCCGGTCTGGACGGAGAAGACGAGGCTTTCGTCGAGAAGCTGCTCGGCTGGGTGCAGCTCGTCGGCCTGAGGATCGGCAGACGGCGGTCCACCGGTGCGGGTGCCACCCGGGTGGAGGTGCGGGAACTCTCGCCGCAGGCCACGGCGGCTCCCACCTCGGCCGCACACCCTGGCCCCGCCGGAGGCGAGCAGACCGCAGGCGATCAGACCGCTGGCGAGCAGACAGCGGACGGCTCGCATTACCGGGAAAGGGCCGGCGGCCGCCAACTGCGGGTCGTCGTGGTGGAGGCTCTCGAACCGCTCCGCCTGGCAGGCCGGGCCCAGCGCGCCTTCTTGCGCGAATCCGAGCGGGCGATCCCGCCGAACACCCTGCGCGGAGCGCTGGGCTGGGCGCTCGCCCGCGCCCACGGCGACGACGCGGCCCGCTGGCTTATGGTCGACGAGCCGATCCGGGTCGGACCGGGCTGGGCGTGCGACGACGGCGCAGACGACCGGGACCCGACCCCCTGGCTGGGGCTGCACCGCTGCCGCGGCACCGCCGGGCACACCGTCGACCTGTGCGAGGCGAAGATCCGGGCGACGCTCTCTGGGGAGCCGGTCGAGATGCGCTGCCCGCAGTGCGGGAGCTGGCTGAAACCGGCGGGGCCCGCAAGCCCACGACTGGTGGTGCTCGGACAGACGGCGATAGACCCGCGCCGCAATCGCGCCGCAGAAGGCCAGCTCCGCTACCAGGTCGCGGTCGCGCCCGGTGAGAGGTTCTGCGCCCTCGTCGAAGCCACCGACGCACAGTTCGACCTGCTCGCAGGCCTCGGCGAGATCCTCGTCGGAGGGAACAAGGGACGGGGTCTCGGGGCGGCCTCGCTGCGGGTCGGCCCCGCCGTCCGGGTCGACCCCTTCGTCGCAGGGTACGGGTTCAAAGACGTCGACTTCGCCGTCCCCGGCGGCGGCACGAGACGGGTCGCCGTGGCGGGTTTCGCCGCGGACGCCCACTGCCGGGAGCCACTCGCCGACGTGCTGGCGAGGGCGGGGCTGGAGGTGGTCGCCTGCGAGATCCGCACGGTGACGCGAGGCGGCTGGGACACGGAGGGCCGGGCGCTGCGTCCGATACGCAGGCTGGTGCGCGCCGGGTCGTGGATCGCCGTCGCCAAGACCGCGGCGCGCGGAGACGAAGAGCGGGCGGCCGCAGGCCCGTCTCAGGCGGACGGTCCGTCTGAGATTCTGGCCCGCCTCGCCGAAGAGCTGTTCGTGCCGGAGGAGACCGACCCGATCTGGCTGGTCGCACGGCCGCTCCGGCAATCCGAGGACCCGAGAGGGGAGGTGACCTGATGACCACGTTCACCGTCGAGGAGCTCGACGAGATGGCCGATCGGGCTCGTCGGGTAGCGGAAGGCGGCTACGACCTGCCGGACAAGAGCCAGGTAGCCAAGCTCTCCGAGTTCGCCCGCAGCACCCCCTCGGTCGGCGAGCTGCTGTTGTTCATCCGCTACCAGGGGTCGAGGGCTTCTCAGAAGCAGCAGCAGTTCTTCGAAGCGACCGCGAACGCCATAGAGGACCTGAGAAAGCAGGGCTCTGGCGAAGCCATCGAGAGGGCCAGACGCTTCCTCGGGCTGCTCGTGCGGGCGACGGTGGTGGCTCGGCAGAACCGCAGCAGTCGTGTCGAGCGGGGAGGTGGGCGATGACCGACACGACCGTGACACAGCCTGCGACGGCCTCGGCAGACGACTGGGTCGTCACCGTCCTCGACCTGGAGCTCGTCTGCCTAAGCGGGCTGCGCATATCCGGGCCGTCCGACAGAGACGACGTCGACATCCCCGTGCATCGGGACCACCGCGGGGAGCCGCTGGTCCCCGGCTCCAGCCTGAAGGGTGTGCTGCGCTCGCTCGCCGAGCGGGTGCTGAGGGCCAAGGACCCCGGCCTCGCCTGCGACGTGATCGCCGACCCCTGCCCGAAGGGCAAGAAACCCGAAGAGGTCACCGAGGAGATGCTGGCCGAGCTGTGCTGGTGCTGCAGGCTCTTCGGCAGCCATCACATGGGTGGGAGGGCCGCCTTCGGCGATCTCACCACCGACTCGGCCGCCACCGTGGTGCGCGACGGGGTCGGAATCGATCGCGACGAGCTGAAGGCGGCCGACAAGGTGAAGTTCGACTACGAGGTGGTCGTCCCCGGATCGAAGTTCACAGGGGAGGTGCGCATCGAAGACCCCGAACCGGGCGACGTCGGCCTGGTCCTCGGCCTCTTCGACCTGGTCGAGCAGGGTGCGGCAGGGCTGGGCGGCGGCACGACGAGAGGCCTCGGTCGGGTGTCTCTTCGCTGTGTGGGCGCCAGGCAGGTGCGAGCCTCCACCTGGACGCCGGGAGCGGGGTGGACGCGGCTCGAGACTGCCCAGCTCGAAGCCGACAAGCAGGCGGCGGCCCGCCGGATGCAGACCCGGCCGGGCGCAACAGGCGGAGAGGCTGGCTCGGGAGAGGCTGGCTCCGGTGAGCAGGGAGGTCCGGGAGATGGCTGACCGTTTCAGGACTTTCAGGACCCTGGTCCAGATCGACATGGTCTGGATGGGGAGAGGGCCGCTGCTGGTCAGAGCCGGCGGTGCGTCGCCTCCGGAGCTGCCGGACATGTCCTTCGTCAGGTATCCCACCGAGGTCGGCCCCACCCCGTTCCTCCCGGGCTCTTCGCTGAAGGGGGTGCTGCGCACAGGAGCCGAGCAGCTCGCCAGGGCGACGGGTGGTGCGGCATGCGACCCGTTCTCGCGTGACTCGTGTGGCAGACGTGACGACCGGGAGAGATGCGAGATCTGCCTCCTGTTCGGCTCGACGAGGGGTGCCGGGGTGCTGATGGTGGACGACGCCCTGCCCTGGCGGCTCGAGGACCGCTCCGATGTTCGCAAGGAGAAGCTGGAGGCGGTGCTGGACCGCTCGGTGGTGCGCCACGGCGTGGGCATCGACCGTTCCACCGGCACGGCGGCGCGAGGTGTTCTCTACGACTTCGAGGCGCTGGTCGACCCGGTGTTCTTCGGGTCGCTGAGGCTGCGGAACCCCGACGGGCGGCAGCTGGCGCTGACGGCAGGGGCGCTCAGGATGCTCGCCGAGGACATGCTGCGGGTTGGCGGCATGGGGAGCCGTGGCCTCGGACGTGTGATCCCGAAACCCCGCCGCATCGCCGTCTTCGCGGCCGACAGGAAGTACCTCGAGGACTTGCCGGGTGCGGATCACTTCGGCGACCCGAAGAGCGTGGGGATCGTCTCCGAATGGGTCGCTGGAGGCCCTGCGGCAGATGCCCGAGCCAGAGCGGCCGCTGCCGATGAGCTGTTGAAGCTGTGGGAGCGGACGGCGGTGGAGGCGGTGGGATGAGCGGCCCCGGTTTCACCTCACAGGTCGAACCCGCCTACTTCCACGTCCGCACCGAGCCGCGTCCCTACCGACCGCAGGGCGACCTTCTCTT encodes:
- the hsdR2 gene encoding type I restriction endonuclease subunit R, which encodes MRADEEAFESFICDYLVAHGGYDACKVGNAQGSPTDFDPIRGLDTAELFAFLGATQAEEWEQLKKRLGGDPNLAQAQFADRLASEIDKRGTVDVLRHGVVDHGITIRLAFFRPAHSLTPDLVAKYQANRLTVTRQLPYEPGSNKTIDLVLFVNGIPVATAELKNPLTGQTVEDAIRQYRTDRDPANRTLAKRAVVHFALDTESVAMTTRLEGKSTRFLPFNRGHNLGSGNPPNPAGYRTSYLWERVWQRDAWLDLLGRFVHVQKPSRGSKAPGAVIFPRFHQWDAVLALEAAARKEGPGHKYLVQHSAGSGKSNTIAWLAHRLSNLHDDQDRKVFDKVIVITDRLVLDRQLQDTVYQFEHAHGVVERIDKDSRQLAEALAGEQARIIITTLQKFPFVLDKVERLPKRSYAVIVDEAHSSQTGEAAKEMKRVLGAAGDDDEDLEPDSVEEALARAVAARGAQPNISFFAFTATPKAKTLELFGRLNPETNRHEPFHLYSMRQAIEEGFILDVLANYVTYETFFHIEKTISEDPRYDTRAARAAIARFVTLHESNLDQKAAVIVEHFRQRVAAEIGGRAKAMVVCSSRQHAVRFCRALRKYIREHGYDVGVLVAFSGTVHDGGAPFTEASMNGFPESQTAEQFETDKWRILVVAEKFQTGFDQPLLYAMYVDKVLSGLAAVQTLSRLNRIHPDKTGTFVLDFRNDAEDIRAAFAPYYGATVAPPSDPNLLYDNRAALDEYGVLRPDEIARAVALLINVSGPSDHGRVHAALAPAIDRVKQLDEDERARFVDALDRFVRTYSFLSQIVSFADTDLERDFVFCRALAAFVRQVRGETLDLGEDLALTHLRLEKRFEGSVSLENVTGEVNTIWGEGRRHEPEAEPLSTIIERFNERYGTDWTEADRLFPDAIEEDLVNDERIQLQAGANTFEVFKVGFDDTYLKAIVARLDRNEKMAFELLDNEELRRALADEYLPRIYARARVARQRTCPIAELIGPDREDAYLEYKSTLRWDIRAKSAKTGIPEKAVIKTIAGFLNSDYGGTLLIGVADDGEIYGLEADYASFSKRGQRGDRDLFGQHLQNLLIRRLGDAAASLVSWEFHTVDGHDVCRVSIEPADFPVFEGSGEDDRTFWWRYQTGTKAVTDETELQRIIRRRFGIGST